Proteins encoded by one window of Ovis canadensis isolate MfBH-ARS-UI-01 breed Bighorn chromosome 14, ARS-UI_OviCan_v2, whole genome shotgun sequence:
- the LOC138419035 gene encoding galactoside 2-alpha-L-fucosyltransferase SEC1: MWDVRAVAPQRPAAGHPRAGWPRKLKTAARRFWATCPSSSTICFLFVIFAVSTIFHCHRRLALVPTPWAYAGRVVLFPRHLPAGGVFTINAIGRLGNQMGEYATLYALAKMNGRAAFIPPQMHSTLAPIFRITLPVLHDATARSIPWENYYLNDWMEEQYRHIPGEYVRLTGYPCSWTFYHHLRAEILQEFTLHAHVREEAQNFLRGLRVNGSRPSTYVGVHVRRGDYVRVMPTVWKGVLADRDYLQQALGWFRARHHSPLFVITSDDMAWCRRNINSSHQDVVFAGNGRQGSPARDFALLTQCNHTVITVGTFGIWAAYLTGGSTVYLANFTLPGSRFRMIFKPQAAFLPEWVGIAANLGQARESHP, encoded by the coding sequence CCGCCAGGAGATTCTGGGCCACCTGCCCTTCCTCGTCCACCATCTGCTTCCTCTTTGTCATCTTTGCGGTGTCCACCATTTTCCACTGCCACCGGCGCCTGGCCCTGGTGCCCACTCCTTGGGCCTATGCAGGTCGCGTGGTCTTGTTCCCCAGACACCTGCCGGCGGGGGGCGTGTTCACTATCAACGCCATAGGCCGCCTGGGGAACCAGATGGGGGAGTACGCCACCCTGTACGCCCTGGCCAAGATGAACGGGCGCGCCGCCTTCATCCCGCCCCAGATGCACAGCACGCTGGCCCCCATCTTCCGAATCACACTCCCGGTTCTGCACGACGCCACGGCCAGGAGCATCCCCTGGGAGAACTACTACCTGAACGACTGGATGGAGGAGCAGTACCGCCACATCCCGGGGGAGTACGTGCGCCTCACCGGCTACCCCTGCTCCTGGACCTTCTACCACCACCTCCGCGCCGAGATCCTCCAGGAGTTCACCCTGCACGCCCACGTGCGTGAGGAGGCCCAGAACTTCCTGCGGGGTCTGCGGGTGAACGGCAGCCGGCCGAGCACCTACGTGGGGGTCCACGTGCGCCGGGGGGACTATGTCCGCGTCATGCCCACCGTGTGGAAGGGCGTGCTGGCCGACCGGGACTACCTGCAGCAGGCCCTGGGCTGGTTCCGCGCTCGCCACCACAGCCCACTCTTCGTGATCACCAGCGACGACATGGCCTGGTGCCGGAGGAACATCAACAGCTCCCACCAGGACGTGGTGTTTGCGGGCAACGGCCGCCAGGGCTCACCGGCCAGGGACTTCGCGCTCCTCACGCAGTGTAACCACACCGTCATCACCGTGGGCACCTTCGGCATCTGGGCCGCCTACCTCACTGGGGGGAGCACCGTCTACCTGGCCAACTTCACCCTGCCTGGCTCCCGATTCCGCATGATCTTTAAGCCCCAGGCGGCCTTCCTGCCCGAGTGGGTAGGCATCGCAGCCAACCTGGGGCAGGCCAGAGAGAGCCACCCCTAG